DNA from Candidatus Hydrogenedentota bacterium:
GCGCAGTCCGCCAGCAGCCGTGGCCATCCCGCGAACTGGCCGAGCATGGTGCTCAGCATGGCTGCAAGCCCCGCAAGCACGAACAAATGCGCGCCCCATTGCCCCCAATGATCGCCGAAGATGCGCGCAACGGTCAGCGCCACTTCCGTTTTTTCCGGCGCGATCTGTTGTGGGCGCAGCACGCCGTTGCCTGCGATCAGGAAGGCGGAAGTCACGACGACTCCTATCGTCAGCGCCAAGGTTGCATCCGCTGTGACGACGCGGCGCCACTGACGAATCTCCTTCGCATCCTGCACGGTCAGCGACTGCAGTTGAGCGGGGTCCATTGGCTTTCCGTGACCGCGCCCGCGGGTCATTCCGTAGCCGGCGCCGATTACCCAATACGAATACCACACCTGGCTCGCGAACCCACCCGCAGCCCAGCCGAGCAGCGGCATTAACTCGAACCAGGACGATCGCGTCACAATTCCCTTGTCGACTGCCCATTCGGCAGGCTCCGGAATTTGGAACTCGAGCAAGCCGCCAAGCAGCGTTCCCGTTCCCGGCCACGTGCGTACGGCGACCGTCAGCGTGCCTACAATGATCAGCAATACGAGAAGCGACATCATTTGCTTGAGCGGCTCAAACTTTCCGCTCCACGTTATCGCGATGATTGCGAGCACGGCCATCCAACCCAGCAAGAACTGCGGAAGCGGGACAAAGTAATGCAGAAAAACGGCGGTGACGCTCGCGAGCGCTCCGGTAGAAATTGCGCCCGCGCAAATCTGGCCAACGAACACCGGCCAGATTACCCAATTCTTTGGGCCAGGCGTGCGGCTGAGCATGTCGATCATGCCTTCGCCGGTGGTCACCGTGTAGTGCGCGCCCGCCAATCCAATCCAATACTTCGCGAAGATGGCGAGCACCGGCGCCCATAGGATCGCTATCCCAAAAATGGCCCCGCTTCGCGTTGCCAGGATGACTTCGCCGGAGCCAATGTACTCCCCGCACCACACCAGACCCGGTCCCAGCGCCATTAGAAGCGCCATACCGCGCGGGGCCGGCATGACGTTGCCCGTTTTGTCCGTCGATTGATCGCCCACCACGCACCTTACCCGAGTTGAAGCACGAGCATAGCGCCTGACGGGACGTTGCGCAACGCGCCGGTGTATACTGGTGGCGGTACATGGGCGCCGCCGCTCGGGGGAGTTGGCGACGCGCGTTCAACGACATGGGCCAGGGGGAATGTCATGATTTCACGCCGCCGCTTTCTTCAGTCCACTGTGGCCGCCGCGCCACTCCTACTAACATCGCCCGCGTTCGCGCGCGGCAAACCGGGGCCGAACGACCAAATCGCGATCGGATTGATCGGGTTGGGCGGGCGCTGCACGGACATCATGAAGACCTGTGTCGAGATTCCGGAGGTCCGAATCGTCGGCGTATGCGACTGTTTCAAGCCGCGTGTCGATTACTGGATGGATAACGCCGGGAAGGAACGCGGGTGGAAGCCCTATCTCGATTTCCGCGAGATGATCGAGAAGGAGAAACTCGATGGCGTGATGGTGGAGACGACGACACACGCGCGGGCGTGGATTGCGTGCCACGCGATGGCCGCCGGCCTCGATGCGTACATCGAGAAGCCGATGAGCCTGACGATCGCGGAAGGGCGCGAAATGGTCAAGTTCGCGCGCAAGTACAAGCGCGTCACGCAGGTAGGCACGCAGCAGCGGTCGATACCGCTGAACAACTGGGCGAGCGACCTCGTGAAGAATGGCGCGCTGGGGAAAGTGCATACCGTGCTCGCGCCGAACTTCGTTGGGCCGCTCCACTGGCAACCGAAACCGGAAGAACCGATGCCCGAAGGCGTTACCGATGGATGGTGGGACGTATGGACAAACCAGGCGGAGCTTCGGCCGTACCACAGCGAACTCCATCGCAGTTGGTCGACGTGGTGGGACTATGACGGCGGCGGCATCTCGTTCGGGGTTACGGGGTGGGGCGCGCACAGCTACGACCAAATCCAGCGCGGACTGGGCACGGACGAGACCGGGCCGATCGAAGTCGTGCTCGAAGAACCCGTTAACGACGTGCGCGCCGGGGCATTCGAGAAACGCGAAATCGGCGAAGACGAAACCGGCGCACCCTATTACGGGATGGTCGAAAACACGCACGGCCCGCGCGCGAAGGTCTCCATGAAGTTTGCGAGCGGCGCCGAACTGAAACTGCACCTCGACGCCGACAGGAGCCCGGGCCTCGGGTGCATCTTCGTCGGCGAGAACGGCAGGATCGAAATCAACCGCGACAAAATCGCTGCGGAACCGCGCGAATTGATCGACGGCGCGGACCGGCCCGCTCCGCTATCCGTGCCGGAGACCCGCCCGCACATCGAGAATTGGATCGAGTGCATCAAGTCGCGCAAACGCTGCAACGCGGACATCGAGTACGGACAGCACGCATCGACGCTGTGCTACCTCGTGAACATCGCGCGCGACATCGGCCGCGTCGGCGAACCGCTGAAGTGGGACCCGAAGAAGGAGCGGTTCACGAATTGCGATGAAGCGAACGCGATGCTGTCGCGCCCGCGCCGCGCGGGATATGAGTTGCCGAAGCTCGGACGGGGGTGATGCGATGAAATCCACATTCCTCATTGCAGCGGCCGCCTTCGCGGTGCTAATCGTCGCACCCGATCTCGCCACCGACGATCACGACTTCGCACCCATGTTCAACGGAAAAGACCTGTCAGGCTGGGAAGGCAAACCCGGCGGATGGTGGGTCGAGGAAGGGGCCATTACGTCCGAGAGCACGCCCGAGAAACCGTGCGTGAAACATCACTACCTCTACTGGCGCGGCGGCAAGCCGGCGGATTTCGTCATGCGTTTCAAGTACAGGCTCGTGGGCGGAAACTCGGGCGTTCAGTTCCGCAGCCAGGAACGTCCCGAGTTCGATACGTGGGGCTATCAGGCCGACATGGAAGACGGCGGGCAGTGGACCGGCTGCCTGTTCCAGCACGATCGCGGCGGCGTCGTGATGCGCGGGAAGAAGGCGGTGATCGCAGAAGACGGCGCGCGGAATGAAACCGCCGTCGGCGATCCCGATGAACTGCAGAAGGCCGTGAAGCATAACGATTGGAACGACTACGAAATCGTCGCGGAAGGCAGTCACGTCACCCTGCGCATCAACGGCAAACTCATGTGTGAAGTCGATGATCGCGACGCAAAGTGGGCCTGCAAGGACGGCATCATCGCGCTGCAAATGCACCCCGGCCCGCCCATGAAGGTGCAGTTCAAGGACCTGCGGATCAAGATCGCGGAGTAGCGGGCGGGGCGGCTAGAAACCGCTCTTCAAAAGCGACTCCATAGTTTCGAAGTAGCGACGATGCGTCTTACGCAGCGCGGCTTCGTCGGCGGCCTCAAGGAGCACGACTTCGTGGTCGGTGTTCTGGCGTTGGAGCGAGAGTTCAAGTGCAAGCCGCGATTCCTCTGCTTCATGCTGTCGCGTCTCGTCAAATGCCTCGAACGAAACAATTGTTTCGTTTTGCCGATCATATTCCACAAGAAAGAACATCGCGTTATCCTTGCTGTTTACGCTTCGCGTCCAACAACATTATCAACGAGTCGCATTTATTCCGCAAGAACATCTTGGACTTTGCGATATCATCCGTGTGCTTCTCGAAGACGGTCTGCGCCAAAATGGAGAAGTTCGGCCCCATCGTTTCTTTGGCATATTTCTCAACTTTGTCCTCTATCTCCTCGATAATGGAAATGTCTTGCGAGAGCTTAAGCATAGGCTCGGACCACGCGTGAGGTCCGCTACCATACTTGATGCCGGGATCGATGACATCGGACGCCTTCTCCGAAGTCTCGGCCCATTTATGCTGGAGGACCGTTCTCACTTGAACTTCAGCGTGCCGTTCGAGAGCATGCACTACAACGTGCACTGCTCGATATCCGTGGCTCGGCTTCTCCCTGCGGTCTATGACGGAACATTGGGGGAAGACGTTTCTCAATCGCGCCACCAGTTCGTCCTGTGCGCTGAGATTCGGCACGACGATTCGGCACCCGGCAATGTCCTGTATTTGGCTGAGGCGAATGCTCTCGCGGCGTAGTTTTTCGCGAATCGATGAAGTCGATTTAGCGAGTCGGCCGGTCGGTTCGAGCTTCAGCCCACCACGAATAACCGAAATTACGTGATTGTGTGCATCGGCAAACGACCGACGATACTGGTCAAGCATGCGCAGATCGTCTTCGGATATTGTCTCGGATTTAATGCGTTCGCCGAGCTTATCGATTTGGGTCTTTGAGAATTTGCCTTCGCCCATTGGAATCCGGCCATCGGTTCTCAGTAGTCTGGGCCATCAATCGCGCGAGGTTACCATAACAGAAATGGGAGGGCCAACCCATGCAACGCCGCGAATTTCTCACGCATACCCTTGCGGGCGCAACGATGTTGCCGGTTGCTGCGACGGTCGGCGCGGCGGATGCGCCGATAGGGAAACGCAACGTCATCCTCTACATCGCCGATGACCTGGGCAAGAACGACGCGGCGTGTTACGGGAATCCGTATGTAAAGACGCCGGGGATCGATGCGTTGGCGAAAGAGGGCGTCCGATTTACGCACGCGTTCTGCACGACGCCGAGTTGCAGCCCAAGCCGTTCCGTAATTTTAACGGGCACGCACAACCACACGACGGGCCAATATGGCCTCGCACACGCCAAGCACCACTTTGTTTCGTTCGACGACGTGAAGAGTTTGCCGAACGTTCTCGGCGAAGCGGGGTATCGCACCGTGAACGCGGGAAAGTACCATACCCAGCCGGAAGTCGCGTACCACTTTCAGGAGTACATCAAGACTTCGGCGCCGATCGATATGGCCGAGCAATGCCGGCCGTTAATTGAATCGACGGCGCAATCGCCGTTCTTCCTCTGTTTTTGCACGACGGAGCCGCACCGAAAATTCCAGCGAGACGGGTCCGATCCGATCGCTCCCGCGGGCATTGCGGTGCCGCCGCACTTGCCGGACATACCGGAGTGCAAACAGGACCTTTCCGAGTATTACATGTCGATCCAGCGCGCAGACAGCGGGCTTGTCCGGTTAATGGAAATCCTCAAGGCGGCAGGCCGGTGGGACGATACGCTGATCGTTTTCGTTTCCGACAATGGCATGCCGTGGCCCGGTGCGAAGACAACGCTGTACGAACCCGGAATCAACCTGCCCTGTGTTATTCGCGATCCGCGCAACGAACGCAAGGGGTACACCTGCGACGCGATGTTCTCGTGGGTGGACGTTGCGCCGACGATTCTCGATTACTGCGGCGTGCAACCACCGGCGAAAATCCAGGGAAGGTCCGCCATCGCGGCGTTGAAGGAAGAGCACCCCGCCGGCTGGGACGAAGTCTACTGTTCGCACACGTTCCACGAAGTCACGATGTACTACCCCATGCGCGCGGTGCGCACCCGCAAGCACAAACTCATTTACAACATCGCCCATCCGTTGCCGTTTCCGTACGCGAGCGATCTGTGGGGATCGAAAACGTGGCAGGCCACGCTCGAGCGCGGACTCACGTCGTACGGAAGGCGTACGATTGCCGCGTACCAGAACCGGTCCAAGTTCGAGTTGTACGATCTCGAAAACGATCCCGATGAAGTCCGCAATCTCGCCGGCGATCCGCAACACGCGGAGTTGCTCGCGGAGTTGCAGCAGCGCATCCGCAGTTTTCAGGAGCGAACGGGCGATCAGTGGCTGTTGAAGTGGGAGCGCGAATGATTACGGCGGCGCACAGACAACGTGCACGACCCAATCGTCGTTGTCCGGCTTGCTGACGTTGCGCCAATCACCACCCGGCAAATCGGCGGCATCGCCGAACCGACCCGTCCGCGGATTGAACAGCCGATAACTGACAGTTGCGCGCGCCGCACTTCGCAGGTCCAGCCGCACCTCGCGCGGATCGCCTTGCTTGGCGTACACAATCCACTCGCGGCCGGGGTCCGCGAGGCAATACGCATTCTCTGAAACCAGTTCGTTGTGGGGTGACAACGTATCCAGGTTGTTGACGTGCTCGTTGAAGAACCGGCTCGCATGGCCCAACCAGTCGCGCCTGATCATTCCTTTGTCCCCGCCGGGCACCTTCGGGTCATACCCCATGATTCCCGTTTGCGCGGTCTCCTGCCCCGTGTCCGCGTGAAAGATGAAATGCCCGCCGCCAACCGCAAACGACCACAGGCTCAATCGAACAACATCCCCGCGATACGGCTCGCCTTCAAGGCAAAGGTACGGTTTCGCGGGAAGCGCCGCGAAGCCGTCACGCGCGTCGCGATTCTTGTCGTCGTGCGGCAGCGTGTCGCTGAAGACAAAATCGACCGAATCGCGCCGCGCCGCCCAATCCACATATATCGCATTGCGTTTCCGAAAGAATGCGGCAAAATGGCCGCCCATGTTCCCTTCGTCATACGAATGCTCGTCGAGGAACACGAAGAACACATTGCCGAGCGCATCGAGTTGTTCGAGGTATTCGTGGGCGAGGCGCTCCCACACCCACTGCGTTTTGCGCGCGTCCTCCCACGAATCGGACCAATCGTCGCCGCACACTTCCCTTCCCGGCGTGGCGATCCGCACGGCTTGCTCGACGTCGTTCAGGTGGCCGCCGTTTCGCTTGTTGAGGGGGTGATACATCCAGTCGGCATCGTGTTTGGCCCAACCGGTGAACAAGGTAATTCCAACGAGCATTCGCTTGCTCTTGGCGTATTTGCACACACCGCGCATGCGCGGCCAGTAACGCCTAACTTCGGAATCCGCGCCGTCGTCGAAATGGGTCAGGTCGTAGAACGGCAATTGGTCCGTGGCTGCCGGGCCACCCGATTTTCGCGCCCACGGCGTTAATCCGGGAATCACGTAGCCCCAGCGTTCCTCGAACTTGCTTCCGTCTTCGTGCTGCCGCAACGGCGCGAACGACCACACGTGGACGACACGGATGCCGCGCGCCGCGCAATCGTCGATCCATCGCCGGTAATCAAGGTTCGCATTTTGCGGCACGCATTGCGTTCCGCTCTCGCCAATGAGCGCCAGCGTTTCACCGCCGTAGGTGACATAATGACCGCTCGCGCTCACGCCGATGCGGTCATCGGCGGCGGTGCAAAAAACGGGCAATAAAAGGACCGCCGGGGCAAGCCGGGTGCGAAGTACGGAGGTCATCCTTCGGCCAATCGGTAAATCCGAATCGGCCCTGCCAGACCGCCGCCGCGCGATTCCTTTTCAAATTCCAGCGCGCGTTTGTGGTAGGGGCTTGGCCAACCCGGACCGCTCTTTTGCGCCCACGCCTGTGTCACGCGCTCCGACGTGAGCTCGTTCGCAAGCGAGTTCGCCACGCGAATCGCGATCGTATGCTTGCCCGCCGTGCAGGGGGGAAGCGTCACGCGCCAAGGCGGCCACAACAGCGTGCCCGCGGCGACACCATCCACATACACCGTTGCCGCGTACTCGATTCCCCCGGTCTCCAGTTGCAGCGGCGACCCTGCCCACGGCTGCGGCACATCGATCTCGAACCGGTACTCAACTTCGCCGGAATAGTCATCAGACAGCCAACCGGTCCAGTCCGCCGATTGCGCGAACGGAACGTCGTCGAAGTCCCGATCGACGTATTCGAAATTGTGTTCGCCAACGACCACTTGCCTCCCGCAGATCGCGCGCACGCTTTCGGGAGCAACGGTGATTCGTTCGCGCGGCTGCAGCGCGGGTTCCGCGCCGCGCACAGGCTCCGCCGACAAGACGTACGCGCGCGTCTCGCCCGCTTCGAGTTTTACTTCGACGCCGTTACCGTCGGCGAACACGTTCGACATGCGTCCGGCCGGCAAATCCAATTCGACAACGTGCGGCGCAATCGCCGAAACTTTGCCCACGTATGGATCGTTCCCTTCGTTGAACAATACGATCACTTGCCGCCCCTCGAGTTCGCGCGCGGCCACGCGCACGCCGCGGCTTGACGGCGTCAGCATCGAGATCGGCAGCGACTGCGCCGCGATTTCAGCCGCCGTGCCGGCGCGAATCGAATTTGGTCCTGCGTCCGGCGTTTCGCCGTTCACGCCGGGCGCGTGGCCTACGCACAGCACGTTTCCGCCGGCTTCGGCGAACTCGTCCAACCGCGCGCGCGCCGCGGGGTGCATCCACAACGATTCGCCGCAGAAAATCGCGTCGTACCGCATCGCCCCCACTACAAGTTCCTTGCCCTCGACGCGCGCGTTCGCCAACACGTCGTCATCGACAATGTCGTACGCGCACTGCCGCGCGAGCAACTCCATGGCGAGCGACTCGAATGACTCGACCGCCGTAGCCGCATGCAATCCCAGCGCCCACATATCGCGCACGGGGTAATACAGCGCCGTGCGCACGAGCGGTTTGCCTACGGACAGTGCGTACCCCAACCGCGCGACATATGCGTGTAGTCCCGAAAGATGGTCCCACTGCGGGTTCATTGGACCAAAGTGCGGGCGCTCGCCCGTCATGTGGTGATCGCGCGTGGTCAGCGGATAACACCCGAACACCGATAGATTGATGCCGCGGACATACTGATAGTCGACGAGCCATTTCATCTGCGCCGGCGTGAGCCCGTTGCTGTATACGCAGAACGACTCGGAAAATGCGAAGCGCGTTGCGTTCTGGTGCGCGGCGCTCGCCGCGAACACGGGGAAATTACTCTGGTTCTCGCGTCCCGGAAACACCTGCCGCCATATGAGGTCGACGCCGGGAACGTCCATCTCCCGCAACGGCCGCATCACGTGACCGAACCCGTGTTTCACCGCGCCGAATGTTTCGTCCTCGCCGCCGAGGTGTCCGCTGGACCCAAGGCCGTGCGCGCGCCCCCAGTCTTTCAATCGCGCGAAGTAGGCATCGGCGAAGCGCCGCGACGTGGCGTCATACAGATCGACGCGCGCCCGCGCGGCAGCGGGCGAAATCTCCGGAGCAGGTTCGACAAAGAACCGCGGCAGATCGTTGAGGAATGATCCCGACGACAACGCCGCGTAACGCGCGTCGATGCCGTCGAACCACGAGAAATAGTCCGGAGGCCGCGGCATGGCTACCGCCGGCTCGTCCGTAAACGTAAAGCGGATGGTCTTGCCAAAGTGATTGCTTACGGCCTTCGCGTACGCGTTGTGCGTCAGTTCGATGAAGCGATCCGTCGCGTCCGGGTTCAGCAGGTCGGATGATCCGCCCTGCGAGAACTTGTAGAGGTACGCGATATCGGCGGGTGTTGCGGGCGTCCATGTCTCGCCGGGGCCCACAACGTTCAATTCCGGCGCCTCGACGATTGCGGCCAGCGCATCGTTCGGGACCGCGAACGGCGTGTCCGCGGCGATCCGTTCGCGCACGACGGCGCGGCGCGATAGTTCCGGGCGCCCTTCGACCACCTTGCCGAGCGCCCGCCCCGACGGCCAGCCGCCCTCGTCGTACAACCACCAGTTCATTTCGAGGCGCGCCGCCTCGTCGACGGCAAACGTCACGCGCTCGAAATACTCGGGCGTCAAATAGTCCGGGTCCAAACCGTTATTGGTCGAATCCGGGCGAAACGCGTGCGGCATCGGCAGCATGCACACGCTGCGCGCGCCGTGCGTCGCCATGTCCCGCAACTGCGCCCGCAGCACCTGCGGTTCGAGAGGCGCATTCCACAGCCAGAAATATGCCGGCCAAAGCGCCGCGTCGGGTTGTTTGAATTGTTCCAAGTCAAAACTCGAAACGAGCCGAACGGATTCCGGCGGCTGCGCGATGGCAGTGAATGCAGACAGCACTGTCGCCGCAACGCAACCGGCGAAACGTCCCACGTTCATCACTTTCCCCCCCCAATCACGCTACAGAACGAAACGAACGGGCGAGAATCCGAAATCAACTACCCTATACCTTCACCGAATTCGTTGCGGCGTCCCACTTCGCGCTTTGACCGCTTTGTTCCGAAAGCACCGACATGTGACAACAAGTCGCCCCCATCCACCCCGCGTCAACCGGCGCGATCGGCGTCTTTCGCGTGCGCATGCACGAGAAAAAGTCCCGCAGGTGCGGTTCGTTCAAGATGCCCGCGGAGCCGACTTTCTCCAACTGTTCGCTGTTACGCCGCCCGCGGTAGATCGCAAGTTCCGACATATCGCGAATCTCGAGCGTGCCTTCCGAACCAAGGTACCGTTCGACAAGGCCGAAGTGCCCGTTCACAAACGACGCCGCAAAATTGAAGTGGTACTTCTCGTTGTACTCGAGCAGCACGCCGATATTGTCCGGACACGTCCGCCCGTCCTGGATGTGATAAATATCGCCCACGGACATCACGCGCGGCGGCATCGCGCATCCGGTGATGAAATGGAAAATATCGAGATGGTGCAGCATGAGATCGCCCGCCGCGCCATTCGAATACTCGACGTAACGCCGCCAATTCAGGTAGCGCTGTGCGTCGAACGAATATTCTTTCGTGTCGCGCAAGAACAGGTCCCATCGCACCTGCGACGGATTAAAGCCCGGCGGCGTGGGCCGCGTATGCCCGCCCCACCCATGCCGGTTCACCTGCACCATGACAAGTTTGCCAATGCCCCCGGACTGCAGGACCTCGCGCGCCTTCTGATACATCGGCATGCTGCGCAACTGTGTGCCGACTTGCAGCACCGCGCCGTTCGACTGCACGCGCTCACGGACCGCCAACGCCTCCTGCCACGTCAGCGTCATTGGTTTTTCGGTGTACACGTCCCGTCCGCACTCGAGGGCCGCGAGGATTGCCGGCGCGTGCAGATGGTCGGGCGTCGCGATAACGACCGCGTCCAGTTGTTCCTTCGCGAGCATTTCCTCGAACACCACATAGGCCCGGGCGTCTGCCACCTTCTGTTTGCATTTCGCCAGCGCGGCATCCCGCGCGCCATCGTAAACGTCGCACACCGCGACCACGTCGACATCGGAAAGTTTCAGCGTACTGTCCAAAAGCGAGCCGCCGCGATTGCCAATTCCGATGAATCCGCACTGAATGCGATCGTTGGCGCCCAGCGCCCGCCGCCCCGGTGTATTCGCCGCCACGACAACCGGCTCTTCCCTCGGCGGCGTGGGAGGGGGAGCAATCAGTGGCGCGGAAACCGGCTCGTGCGTCGCGTTGGTCGCGCACCCGCCCAGGGCGCCCGCGGCGCTCACGCTGGCCGCGTCGGACAAGAACTGACGTCGCGTAGTTGTTCGCATCGGCGTACTCCCTCTTCCCGAGGAGGAGTTTACCGAAAACGCAACTCGGCCCGGTAGCGGCTACGGCCCTTTGGAAGCAGGATTGGATGCCGGCGGCGCGGCGCTGTCCGGCAGTGTGGGGCCGTTGACCGACAATCGAAACATTTTGCCCATCGACCGGCGTTTAGAAATGTTGGAACCGATAGCGATGCCCAGGAGCGCCACAAACGTTATCGCCAGAACGCCGCCGACCGAGTACACGGCCGCACGCGGGTGTTCGCGGACGATCTGTTCCAGCGGCAGAAGCCAATCGTTCGCTGGGAATACGCTGTCGTAATCCGGCTGGTTCTGAATGTAGAAAAAGAAGAGCGGTAGCGCCCCGATGAGAATCATCAGGACCACCGCCACGCGCGCTGTCATCGCGTAGGGAATCGGCGGCTTCGAAAAGATGAGACGGCAGTCCGCGCACTGGACCCGCTGGAAGCGGTCCCGTTGAAAAAGAAAGAACGGAATCAGACCGCCGAATACAAGGAGCGCGCAGCCCAGCCCCCCATCCTGTTCGGAAACCGGGTAGAACGCTTCGTCTTGCTTACAATGCGGGCACTGAAAGTAGTACTTCATAGACGGCCCCGCCCAACAAGTACGAAGCCATTATATCCTACAGTGTAGTGTACTGCATGATTCCGGGAATTGCGCGTGCGCGGCGCAGTCTGCAATAGTGGCGCAATGTCCGTCCATATTCGTCCCGCGCGTCCGGAGGACGCCGCCGACGCCGTCCCGCTCATCTACAGTTCCGGCCCGGCGGTGCTCGACTATATCTTCACGTCGCGAACCCAATCCGATGTCGCGGCGTGTATGCGCCGCGGGTTCGAACGCGATGCCGGGGAACTGGGCTACAGGATTCACAGCGTGGCCGTGGTGGACGGGCGCATGGCGGGGATTGGCGCGGCATTTTCCGGCGACACCACGTTGCGTTTCATGTATCAGGGAACGCGCAACGTCCTTGCGTGCTACGGTCCGCTTCGCGGCGCCGGTGTAATTCGCCGGGCGCTGCAAGTAGAAACGATCGTCCGCCCGCCGAAATCACACGAGTTTTGCATTGCGCACCTTGGCGTTTCGCCAGTGCTCCGTAGCAAAGGAATTGGCGCACAGATCGTTCAGCATCTGCTTGCAGACGGCCGCCGCCGCGGCTTTCGCGTCGCGGTGCTGGATGTGTCCGCCGAGAACCCGCGCGCACAAGCGCTGTACGAACGCCTGGGTTTCGTCGTGACACGAGAGTGCATATCGACGCTCCACAACGCCCACGCAACCGTCCCCAACCACCGCCGCATGGAACTCACGCTATAGACGCGCCGTCATGCATTCCTCAGATAGACTGCCGCGTTCCCCCTTCTGTACAATGCCTGCCTTGGGCATGCCGCGTCTTCACGAGGGGCGGAGCGAGCGACGAACGCGGCGGACTTCCAGTGGGTTTTGGCAACGCTAACGATCGCGTGGAATCTTGCGTCCGCGCGTGGAGGGAGGTCACAGTGGGAACCACTACAAAAGACAAAGGCTTGTCGCGCAGGCAGTTCATCAAACGTGCGGGCGCGGCCGCCGTCCTGCCGAACATCATCGTGTCCCAGTCGTGGGGCGCGGAGGACCGCGCGGCGCCAAGCAACCGAATCACCGTCGGCGTCATCGGTGTAGGCGGGCGCGGTCGCGACGATATGCGCGCGTTCATGGCGCTGCCGGATGTACAGATTGTCGCCGTGAGCGACTGCTTCGCGGACCGGCGCAAGGCCGGTTCCGGCATGGTCAACCAGCGGTACGGCAACAAGGACTGCGCCGAGTACCTCGACATGCACGAACTGCTCGCGCGCCAGGACATCGACACGATCCTTGTGGCGACGGGCGACAACGGCCACTCGCACACCGCGATCGCCTCCGCGCGCGCGGGCAAGGACATCTACTGCGAGAAGCCCATGAGCGTGTGCATCAACGAATCGCGCGCCGTGTCCGACACGATGACGCGCCTTGGCCGCATTTTCCAGTGCGGCACCCAACGCCGCAGCCTCGGCAACTTCCGCTACGCGTGCCATCTCGCGCAGAGCGGAAAGCTGGGCGAGCTAAAGGAACTGCACGCGGAAGAGGCGGCGTTTTGCGGCGCGTTCAACTACGAGATTCTCCCGGAAGAACCCGAACCGGCGAAGGACGTGTTCGATTGGAACGCGTGGCTCGGTCCCGCACAATGGCGTCCGTACAACAAGAAATACCCGCAACGCGGCTACTGGCTCGATCACATCGACTTCAGCGGCGCGTCCATCTGCGAATGGGGCAGCCACACCGTTGACCTGTGCCAGTGGGCGAACAGCGCCGACCGCACCGGCCCCATCGAGTTCTATAAGGAAGGCGATTGGTACTGC
Protein-coding regions in this window:
- a CDS encoding Gfo/Idh/MocA family oxidoreductase, whose protein sequence is MISRRRFLQSTVAAAPLLLTSPAFARGKPGPNDQIAIGLIGLGGRCTDIMKTCVEIPEVRIVGVCDCFKPRVDYWMDNAGKERGWKPYLDFREMIEKEKLDGVMVETTTHARAWIACHAMAAGLDAYIEKPMSLTIAEGREMVKFARKYKRVTQVGTQQRSIPLNNWASDLVKNGALGKVHTVLAPNFVGPLHWQPKPEEPMPEGVTDGWWDVWTNQAELRPYHSELHRSWSTWWDYDGGGISFGVTGWGAHSYDQIQRGLGTDETGPIEVVLEEPVNDVRAGAFEKREIGEDETGAPYYGMVENTHGPRAKVSMKFASGAELKLHLDADRSPGLGCIFVGENGRIEINRDKIAAEPRELIDGADRPAPLSVPETRPHIENWIECIKSRKRCNADIEYGQHASTLCYLVNIARDIGRVGEPLKWDPKKERFTNCDEANAMLSRPRRAGYELPKLGRG
- a CDS encoding Nramp family divalent metal transporter — translated: MGDQSTDKTGNVMPAPRGMALLMALGPGLVWCGEYIGSGEVILATRSGAIFGIAILWAPVLAIFAKYWIGLAGAHYTVTTGEGMIDMLSRTPGPKNWVIWPVFVGQICAGAISTGALASVTAVFLHYFVPLPQFLLGWMAVLAIIAITWSGKFEPLKQMMSLLVLLIIVGTLTVAVRTWPGTGTLLGGLLEFQIPEPAEWAVDKGIVTRSSWFELMPLLGWAAGGFASQVWYSYWVIGAGYGMTRGRGHGKPMDPAQLQSLTVQDAKEIRQWRRVVTADATLALTIGVVVTSAFLIAGNGVLRPQQIAPEKTEVALTVARIFGDHWGQWGAHLFVLAGLAAMLSTMLGQFAGWPRLLADCARVLFPATQRWPWKTQFRTILVLFAISNVVIVYSLGYQPVALVQVAAILDGMVLTPLQALAVGLTLYFVMPRFFADDVREILRANRVFIAGLLLAFVMFGYFCVFQLVQLSAGK
- a CDS encoding GNAT family N-acetyltransferase translates to MRGAVCNSGAMSVHIRPARPEDAADAVPLIYSSGPAVLDYIFTSRTQSDVAACMRRGFERDAGELGYRIHSVAVVDGRMAGIGAAFSGDTTLRFMYQGTRNVLACYGPLRGAGVIRRALQVETIVRPPKSHEFCIAHLGVSPVLRSKGIGAQIVQHLLADGRRRGFRVAVLDVSAENPRAQALYERLGFVVTRECISTLHNAHATVPNHRRMELTL
- a CDS encoding Gfo/Idh/MocA family oxidoreductase codes for the protein MRTTTRRQFLSDAASVSAAGALGGCATNATHEPVSAPLIAPPPTPPREEPVVVAANTPGRRALGANDRIQCGFIGIGNRGGSLLDSTLKLSDVDVVAVCDVYDGARDAALAKCKQKVADARAYVVFEEMLAKEQLDAVVIATPDHLHAPAILAALECGRDVYTEKPMTLTWQEALAVRERVQSNGAVLQVGTQLRSMPMYQKAREVLQSGGIGKLVMVQVNRHGWGGHTRPTPPGFNPSQVRWDLFLRDTKEYSFDAQRYLNWRRYVEYSNGAAGDLMLHHLDIFHFITGCAMPPRVMSVGDIYHIQDGRTCPDNIGVLLEYNEKYHFNFAASFVNGHFGLVERYLGSEGTLEIRDMSELAIYRGRRNSEQLEKVGSAGILNEPHLRDFFSCMRTRKTPIAPVDAGWMGATCCHMSVLSEQSGQSAKWDAATNSVKV
- a CDS encoding sulfatase, with product MQRREFLTHTLAGATMLPVAATVGAADAPIGKRNVILYIADDLGKNDAACYGNPYVKTPGIDALAKEGVRFTHAFCTTPSCSPSRSVILTGTHNHTTGQYGLAHAKHHFVSFDDVKSLPNVLGEAGYRTVNAGKYHTQPEVAYHFQEYIKTSAPIDMAEQCRPLIESTAQSPFFLCFCTTEPHRKFQRDGSDPIAPAGIAVPPHLPDIPECKQDLSEYYMSIQRADSGLVRLMEILKAAGRWDDTLIVFVSDNGMPWPGAKTTLYEPGINLPCVIRDPRNERKGYTCDAMFSWVDVAPTILDYCGVQPPAKIQGRSAIAALKEEHPAGWDEVYCSHTFHEVTMYYPMRAVRTRKHKLIYNIAHPLPFPYASDLWGSKTWQATLERGLTSYGRRTIAAYQNRSKFELYDLENDPDEVRNLAGDPQHAELLAELQQRIRSFQERTGDQWLLKWERE
- a CDS encoding DUF1080 domain-containing protein is translated as MKSTFLIAAAAFAVLIVAPDLATDDHDFAPMFNGKDLSGWEGKPGGWWVEEGAITSESTPEKPCVKHHYLYWRGGKPADFVMRFKYRLVGGNSGVQFRSQERPEFDTWGYQADMEDGGQWTGCLFQHDRGGVVMRGKKAVIAEDGARNETAVGDPDELQKAVKHNDWNDYEIVAEGSHVTLRINGKLMCEVDDRDAKWACKDGIIALQMHPGPPMKVQFKDLRIKIAE